The following coding sequences lie in one Eschrichtius robustus isolate mEscRob2 chromosome 17, mEscRob2.pri, whole genome shotgun sequence genomic window:
- the LOC137751558 gene encoding protein CEBPZOS-like, producing the protein MACTLDPLAKKIFKGVLLAELVGIFGAYFLFKKMNASQDFRQTMSKKFPFILKVYYKSTEHSGMYGIREQDQEKWLNSKN; encoded by the coding sequence ATGGCCTGTACTCTGGATCCACTGGCAAAGAAGATCTTTAAAGGAGTTCTACTAGCTGAACTTGTGGGCATTTTTGGAgcatattttttgtttaaaaagatgAACGCAAGCCAAGATTTCAGgcaaacaatgagcaagaaatTCCCCTTCATCTTGAAAGTTTATTACAAATCCACTGAACACTCTGGAATGTACGGAATCAGAGAGCAAGATCAAGAAAAGTGGCTGAACAGCAAAAATTAG